ctttatttttgacCAATTTTCAAAGTAGAAACCCGCGCAAAACTTTCTAGGTGGTCCTTCTGCTCGTTCCTGAAGTCATAGTGTGGGCCTATATATGAATGATccacaggaagaagaagaagaagaagaagaagaaacaagaaattaCCTCTCCTTTCGCTTCTCAAGAAACCTCCGCAAAGACTTTTTCCGAGCAATCGGCAAATCTGTATAGAacggatgaaattttttttatctcaatTTTTAGAGATATACCAAAAGTTCAGAAATGGAACAGTTGAACCGACACTCCTTTTTCTGTCAAATATCTTACAGTATATATCTACTATAGATTTCAGATCGATCACCCAAATCAGAAAATAACAGAAAGTAAGTCTAACCTCCGTTAAGGTTATCGAACAGCCGAGGTTCGGCGCTCGAAGAAGCTATGAGTTTCGGATTAGGCGATTCGGTTTCTGCAAGTTTTATGATTTTCTCAGCCtacacaaaacaaaacaaagaagctTGTCAGTGTTTGTTTCTCAAGAGTTTGAGCAAATGCTTCTAATCGAAAATTTTCTTACTATTATCATTGTTGGAAAGGTgaacaaaatataaaagaaaataaaagagtacagaaataaAAACCTTGTCGCTAGGAACATCGAACACGGAGACGGTACCATTATAGAAAATGGTTAATCGAGTATTTTCTGGTGGAATTTCAGAAGTAGACCTGAAATTTTGAAAACGGGATAAGATACttaaaatccaaaagaaaaaaaagtagttTTCCCTCAAAAGCCGACGATGGGGAAGATTTATAAACCTTGAATTGATTGATTGCTTATTTGATGAACTATAGtaagtacaaaaaaaaattaaattacctagaGATAGGGTTGAGAACAGGTAAAGATGGAAGAAAGGTTTGATTTCCATATGTAGTCGACGGCGAGGGGAACAGAAGTTCCTGCCGTTTTCCTTCGGAAGAACCAGTTCCGGAGTCGATCAAATTCTTAAGAAGCTGAGGGTTTATCCCCGAAATGGCGCCTTGAATACCTGTAACAGAAGAATAATGGGGCTGAGAAAGTCGTACAAGAAGAAAATAGGTAGATTAGAGACACTTGCTGAtgtgaaaacaaaaagagattCCTGATCCCttagagcgagagagagatagacctcGAAAAGATCTTTGTGGCTCAAGAAGCTTTTGAAACTGAGacttggaggaggaggaggaggaggtctCCCTCTCCACTCCGAGGAAATCGAGCTCTGCTGTTGCCTTCGACATCCTTTCGTGTTTCCCGGTCAAAATGGAATTAGGTTACCTAGACTTCTTTGGAGCGACGAAGAGTGAAGAAGTGACAATGAGAAGCAAAGTTATATAAAGTTATAAAATGCTTTATGCCCGGCAGCCCCAAGAAGGTCTAACTTTGAGAAAGAGGTCAGAGAAAGGTAACCCCGCCTGAGCACGAGAAAAATGAGAGACACCCACAGGAAATTAAaggaaaccaaaccaaaccaaaccaaacaaaacGACCAGTAGCTGACAAGACTCAAACTGCACGTCTTCCACACTCTctatcttttcattttttttcttttggaaattaCACTCCCGTCCCCTGTATGTTGCTTTAAAGGTACTTCCCGCCTCTAAATATTGACTAATAACACTCCCCTCCCTTAAAATAGAAAGATTCTATTAATCGTATTTATATTGGTTGACGTATTAGAAATAcaattaaaaagataataatACCCTTATCTCTAACCTCacatccttctttcttcttgttcttcctcctgcaaccccacccgTCCCCACTGCAACTCTGAGTGATCAGACATCGCCGCCCTCACCACCGGTATCGTCCTTAGTGACATCCGAGCACCGTCGTGTATCAGTTAGCAGCACCGTCATTACCCATCCTAAATCCCACGGATCGACAACTACTGAAAATCCTACATGAAGTGCCCAATCTCAACCCAACTTGAGATTTGACCAATTTGAGCTGCGAAATTCCCAGGTGAAGTGCCCAAGTTCACGGGCTTGTGTTCAAGAACAACGTGGATGGTTGCATCATACTCCAATCCCTTGAATCAACAAAGGACGATAGCGAGAATTATGGTAGGAGAGAAGCTGATGGTCCCAACCATTATGGTTTTTCATCCCATGCATCAGAGTATTGTGGGAA
The nucleotide sequence above comes from Telopea speciosissima isolate NSW1024214 ecotype Mountain lineage chromosome 3, Tspe_v1, whole genome shotgun sequence. Encoded proteins:
- the LOC122656250 gene encoding protein TIFY 9 isoform X2; amino-acid sequence: MSKATAELDFLGVERETSSSSSSKSQFQKLLEPQRSFRGIQGAISGINPQLLKNLIDSGTGSSEGKRQELLFPSPSTTYGNQTFLPSLPVLNPISRSTSEIPPENTRLTIFYNGTVSVFDVPSDKAEKIIKLAETESPNPKLIASSSAEPRLFDNLNGDLPIARKKSLRRFLEKRKERNEQKDHLESFARVSTLKIGQK
- the LOC122656250 gene encoding protein TIFY 9 isoform X1 translates to MSKATAELDFLGVERETSSSSSSKSQFQKLLEPQRSFRGIQGAISGINPQLLKNLIDSGTGSSEGKRQELLFPSPSTTYGNQTFLPSLPVLNPISRSTSEIPPENTRLTIFYNGTVSVFDVPSDKAEKIIKLAETESPNPKLIASSSAEPRLFDNLNGDLPIARKKSLRRFLEKRKERLTSVTPYESIGTCGGGSGGGGGGEDKKDN